From Camelus dromedarius isolate mCamDro1 chromosome X, mCamDro1.pat, whole genome shotgun sequence, one genomic window encodes:
- the PNCK gene encoding calcium/calmodulin-dependent protein kinase type 1B isoform X2, with product MLLLKKQTEDISSVYEIREKLGSGAFSEVVLAQERGSSHLVALKCIPKKALRGKEALVENEIAVLRRVSHPNIVALEDVHESPSHLYLAMELVTGGELFDRIMERGSYTEKDASHLVGQVLGAVSYLHSLGIVHRDLKPENLLYATPFEDSKIMVSDFGLSKIQAGNMLGTACGTPGYVAPELLEQKPYGKAVDVWALGVISYILISGDAAFDKDILGSVSEQIQKNFARTHWKRAFNATSFLRHIRKLGQSPEGEEASGRRLASHSHPGFQTSQPPEW from the exons ATGTTGCTGCTCAAGAAACAGACGGAGGACATCAGCAGCGTCTATGAGATTCGGGAGAAGCTCGGCtc GGGCGCTTTCTCTGAGGTGGTGCTGGCCCAGGAGCGGGGCTCTTCACACCTTGTCGCCCTCAAGTGCATCCCCAAGAAGGCCCTGCGAGGCAAGGAGGCCCTGGTGGAGAATGAGATTGCGGTGCTCCGCAG GGTCAGCCACCCGAACATCGTGGCCCTGGAAGATGTCCATGAGAGCCCGTCCCACCTCTACCTGGCCATGGAGCT ggTGACGGGGGGTGAGCTGTTTGATCGCATCATGGAGCGGGGCTCCTACACGGAGAAGGACGCCAGCCACCTGGTGGGCCAGGTCCTCGGCGCTGTCTCCTACCTGCACAGCCTGGGCATTGTGCACCGAGACCTCAAG CCTGAAAACCTTCTATATGCCACCCCCTTTGAGGACTCCAAAATCATGGTCTCTGACTTTGGCCTCTCCAAAATCCAGGCTGGCAACATGCTAGGAACTGCCTGTGGGACTCCAGGATATGTGG CCCCGGAGCTCTTGGAGCAGAAACCCTACGGGAAGGCTGTAGATGTGTGGGCCCTGGGTGTCATCTCCTACATCCT GATCTCTGGGGATGCAGCTTTTGACAAGGACATCCTGGGCTCAGTCAGTGAGCAGATCCAGAAGAATTTTGCCCGGACCCACTGGAAG CGAGCATTCAATGCTACCTCCTTCCTGCGCCATATCCGCAAGCTGGGGCAGAGCCCGGAGGGTGAGGAGGCCTCAGGGCGGAGGCTGGCCAGCCACAGCCACCCAGGCTTCCAGACCAGCCAGCCCCCCGAGTGGTGA
- the PNCK gene encoding calcium/calmodulin-dependent protein kinase type 1B isoform X1 gives MLLLKKQTEDISSVYEIREKLGSGAFSEVVLAQERGSSHLVALKCIPKKALRGKEALVENEIAVLRRVSHPNIVALEDVHESPSHLYLAMELVTGGELFDRIMERGSYTEKDASHLVGQVLGAVSYLHSLGIVHRDLKPENLLYATPFEDSKIMVSDFGLSKIQAGNMLGTACGTPGYVAPELLEQKPYGKAVDVWALGVISYILLCGYPPFYDESDPELFSQILRASYEFDSPFWDDISESAKDFIRHLLERDPQKRFTCQQALQHLWISGDAAFDKDILGSVSEQIQKNFARTHWKRAFNATSFLRHIRKLGQSPEGEEASGRRLASHSHPGFQTSQPPEW, from the exons ATGTTGCTGCTCAAGAAACAGACGGAGGACATCAGCAGCGTCTATGAGATTCGGGAGAAGCTCGGCtc GGGCGCTTTCTCTGAGGTGGTGCTGGCCCAGGAGCGGGGCTCTTCACACCTTGTCGCCCTCAAGTGCATCCCCAAGAAGGCCCTGCGAGGCAAGGAGGCCCTGGTGGAGAATGAGATTGCGGTGCTCCGCAG GGTCAGCCACCCGAACATCGTGGCCCTGGAAGATGTCCATGAGAGCCCGTCCCACCTCTACCTGGCCATGGAGCT ggTGACGGGGGGTGAGCTGTTTGATCGCATCATGGAGCGGGGCTCCTACACGGAGAAGGACGCCAGCCACCTGGTGGGCCAGGTCCTCGGCGCTGTCTCCTACCTGCACAGCCTGGGCATTGTGCACCGAGACCTCAAG CCTGAAAACCTTCTATATGCCACCCCCTTTGAGGACTCCAAAATCATGGTCTCTGACTTTGGCCTCTCCAAAATCCAGGCTGGCAACATGCTAGGAACTGCCTGTGGGACTCCAGGATATGTGG CCCCGGAGCTCTTGGAGCAGAAACCCTACGGGAAGGCTGTAGATGTGTGGGCCCTGGGTGTCATCTCCTACATCCT GCTGTGTGGGTACCCCCCCTTCTACGACGAGAGCGACCCTGAACTCTTCAGCCAGATCCTGAGGGCCAGCTACGAGTTTGACTCTCCCTTTTGGGATGACATCTCAGAATCAG ccaagGACTTCATCCGGCACCTTCTGGAGCGAGACCCCCAGAAGAGGTTCACGTGCCAGCAGGCCTTACAGCATCTTTG GATCTCTGGGGATGCAGCTTTTGACAAGGACATCCTGGGCTCAGTCAGTGAGCAGATCCAGAAGAATTTTGCCCGGACCCACTGGAAG CGAGCATTCAATGCTACCTCCTTCCTGCGCCATATCCGCAAGCTGGGGCAGAGCCCGGAGGGTGAGGAGGCCTCAGGGCGGAGGCTGGCCAGCCACAGCCACCCAGGCTTCCAGACCAGCCAGCCCCCCGAGTGGTGA